AATCCCCTGCAGATATTGGAGGACTGAGGAGTGGCGATTCTATTCTTGACGTTAATTCTTTAAAGTTTGAAAGCTTAAGGGATCTTCAATATTATATTTTACAAAGAAAATCTATGGTAAAAATTAAGTATAGAAGAGATAATGAGGAGTATGAAAGTTATCTTTATCCGCAAGACAGACCAGAAGATATTGTTGAAAATATTATGGAGAGTGATTCTTTTAAGAATTTGATGGGAGCCTTTTTGGGGTTAAATTTGAATTTGGTTTATGGAAGAGAGTATAGAGTTGTTAAGGTGTTTCCTAACCGTCTTGGAAGTGAACTTAATTTTAAAGTGAATGATGAAATTTTTATTTACGATTTTCAATATATTAAAGATAAGAGAGTTTTTATTTTATTGCTTTATGCTAAAAAGTTGTTTTCGGGATATTTAGGTGCTCCTTTACAACTTATTATTCCATTTGAATCTCTTGCATTTGTATAAAAATCTTTTAAGTTATTTCGGGGTTATTTATGAGTTTTTATTTAAATTTTGCTAATGGGAAGACGGACTCCAAGCTAGATAATATTCTCTCTATTAGTCATTTCGACTTTAAAGATAATTTAAATTTAATGCTTATAATTGGCCCTATGGGTAGTGGGAAGACAGAATATGCCGCCAAGATTTATAAGGATTCACTTATTATTAAGAATAAATCTTACGAGGTGCTAGATTCTATTACTAAGGGACTTAGAAATAGAGCTAATGTGTTTTTTATTCGAAATGTTCTTGATAAGAGGAGGTTTAAGGATTATCCTGAGGATGTTATTCCTTATAGGGGAGGTGGGAGTGATAGAATTGATGGAGTTGGTTTTGCAGGCAGTTCTTTTGACGTTGAAAAATTAATAGATGATAATCCTGAATATGGAACTTTTATTATTGATGAGACTTGTTTTTATGATGAACGTTTGGTTTTTATTTTAGATAAAATTTCATTAGATACAAATGTTTTATTTATATTTCCTACCTTGCTTTATAATTTCAGAAAAGAGATTTTTAATAATACTGCAAGACTTTTAATAGAGTATTCAGATAAAATTTGCCGTCTTGGTGCTTATTGTGAAAATGTTAATTGTATGGATGAGTCTTTTTTAACATATCGATATTATCTTTATAGAGGAAAAGAAATAGCTGCACCTTATTTTGACCCTCTCTTGATTGTTGGTGGTGATGAAACTGTTGAGTCTGCTATTTATCCGAATTATGCTACAAGGTGTGCTAGGCATCATTATCTTGTGGGTAGGGAATATTTTTTTACTGTCCTTAAGCCTTTTGCGTTATTGTATTCCCAAGGCGATAAAGAATTGCTTGAGAGAGAAATTGTGCATTTAAGCAACGATGTTAGGTGTTCAAGTTTTGAAAAGTCTCTTTTAATTGAGTCTAGAGGCAGATATGAGATTGAAGTTTTAGAGAATGTGATGGGGTTGCCTTTTTTGGCAGAAAGAGCTTTAATCACACTTTCATCAGAATACAATATTTTAAGTAAAAGTGATTTTAAGGAACTTGTTAATAAGCTTGTTCTTAGCAAAGATTACATTCGAAAAATATTGGTTTCAAAAGAAAATAAAGGAGGCTTTTTGAAAACAGGCATTAATAATAGTTTGGGTTATTATTAAAGAAATCCTTTGTTTTCTTAATGCGCATTAATTCTTTGTCAATTATATTGTAGTAATCAAGTTCTTTAATTTCAATTTTGTAATATTCGTCTTCCCAGTTTGTTATTCCATCGCTTTGCATTGTAATGAATTGATATTTCTTCAATTTCTCGTGGTATTTTAAAGCTTCTGTATAGTAAGTAATAGCTAGTTTATAGAGATTTGTAGCTTTATTTAGATTTTCAAGAATTCCATTCTTTTTTGGAGATTTATAAAAATATACATATCTTGTATCAAATAAGTCACCTAAATATAGATATTGCTTGACAAGAAGCAGATTTACATGCATTTTAAAAAGAAGCTTATATTTATCCCACTCTTCTCTTGTTTCTACTTTTGCTAAAGAGTAGTCTGGATTTCCAAAAGGGTATTTTAATGCATTTTGTAGGAAAAATATATTTCTTTTATGATTTGCAGGTTTTCTTTTCATCTGCTCATTGAAAATTACATACCATTGTTCAGCATAAAAAAATTTTGATGATGCATTTGTATTAATTATGATTAAAATTAAGAATGCAATTACATTTAGAGTAAACAATTTTCTGTGAAGCATAACTATATCACTTTCCTTTGATTTAATTATATTAGAATTTAATTAAATTAAAAATTTTCATTGAGCTTATTTCTAGGTCTTCTTCATTTGAATTTTCGAGATAAATTATATCAATTAAGTGTTCAAAATTTTTAAGTACTTCTATGTATCTGGAATTAATTTTTTTCAGTTTGGCTAAATCTAATTCAAAAAGGTCAGGTTGTATTCTTGTTTGAATGCGATTGTATGCAACATTAGGATCTATTTTTATGAAAAAAAGTTTCTCAGGAAGCGGTAAATTCTTGTTTAGTTGATATCCTAAGTCTCCTTGATATACTATAGATGAGAATAAATATCTGTCAGTTATTACTTTTATTTTACCTTTGTTTAAGTTTAATGTTTTCATTATTCCGCTTTTTGTGTTGTAAAGATGCTCATATCTGTCTGCTACATATAGATGCGCTAGTGAAACATCTCTTAGGGGATTTTTAAAATTAATTAATTGATTTCTGATAAGTTCGCCAATAACTCCCTGAGAGGGTTCTTTTGTGAAATAGTACTTTAGTTGATTTTGGTTATTGCAAAGTTCTTGAAGTCTTTGAATTATGCTTGTTTTCCCGCTTCCATCGATTCCTTCTATGCAGTAGAAATTTTTTAGAATCTTATTCACAAAAACTTGTCTCCTTGGATATTTTTTGAGCAATTAGATGCTTAGGAATTATTATATAATATACACATAGATATATGAATTTAGTTTTTGTAAGAAGTAAGATTGCTTTATCTTTTGTTTGCTCAGTTTTAGCTTTCCTAGCAATTCTTGTAGTTCTTATTTTGTTTATCCAAACTCAGGTTTATTCTGCAAGATTTTTAATTATAAGTTATCTTGAATCGAAATCTGGATTTAAAATAAAATATGATAGAATTGCTCCTTATTTCTTTTCTTCAATAAAGATAGATAATCTAGAATTAAGTTTAAATGATCGAGATAAAATATTAATGAGTACTGTTAAAATCAATTTGGATTTATTAAAATTGATTTTAGGAGACAAAAATATTATTATAAATGTTTTTGTGGAAGGCAGTAATCTGAATTTTGATTTAGATGACTTTAATCTTCTGAAATCTCAAAACCCTAAAAGTTCTAATGAGTTAAAAGTAAATGATTCTATTACAAATAGTTATGCAATACTTGGTGAGCTTTCTAATTATCTTGATAAGCTTAATATTAATATGGAAGACATTAATATTAATCTTAAATTAAGTGATGAGCAATTTTTGAGATTTCAAGTTAAGAGTTTTGCATTAAAAACTATTGATGATGATTTTTTATTTAGCTCTGTTGTTGATTTTAGTTTTTTTCCAGACTTAAAAACAGATATTAGTATTGAAAATTCTTTGAGTTCAACATTTTATTTTGAAGGCAAGTTTAAGAAGGATCTTGAAGATGGATATGTTAATTTCAGTTTTTTGGAGTTGAACACAACTTACTTTACTTTGCTTGAGCAAGGTTTTCAAATAAATTATTTTAAGGGAAATTTTGAAGTTTTTAATCTTAGAAGAGAAAATTTGGATTTTAATTTAAGTTATGATGTTAATAAAAATTTTTTAAGATTGGATGCTTTGTTCTTTGATGTAAATCCTTTAAATTGGATGAGTCTTCATGAGAATTTTAATAATTATAAGGATTACCTTGATATAAGTTTAAATGGTCAATTGGCATTTTCTTATGATTTTAAAGTTGATGATTTAAGATATGCATTCTTATTAAGCTCATCTTCAAATGACAATACAATAGACAAAGAGGTTCAGGGAATAAGGGTACAACTTAAAGGTAATGAAAGAATTGTAGATATACAACATGCTTTTTTAAAACTTAAGAGAGGTTTTATTGACTATAAAGGTTATTATTCCCTGGATGATTTAATTCCCATAGGAAGACTTGATTTTAGGTCTGCAAAGATTCTAAATTTCAAGGATATTAATGGACATCTAGATTTTAGTAAGAAAAAGGAGGTTTTTTGGGTAAAGTCCGATAATTTTAGAATTGGGAAGCTTAAAGTTCAAGATTTAAAGCTGCAAACGCGGTTTTTGCAAGATAGCGTCTATGTTGATTATTTGCTAAATTTTGCGAACAATGATTCTAAAATTTTATTAAAGGGTAATTTTGATAAGGAAAATTTTAGACTTAATTTGAGAATTAAAGAGTTTCCACTGCTTTTCTTAGGTGATGTTCTCCCAGAATCTGCTGTTACTAAGTTTATTCCTGAGCATTTATTGTCAGGAAAGTATTTGAATGTGACTTCGGATTTTTATTTAAATACTGCAGATTATGCTAAGGGTAAGTTAAATAATCTTGATTTTTCTATCTCTTCAAAATTAGATGAGTTTAATTTAATGCTTAACGCTAGTGGCAATAAGAATATTTATAAGGTAACACACTTTAATTATAGAAGTGGCGATTATAATATAGAATCTAGTTTTTTAATACAATTATTTGATGATAGATTTAAGATTAACACTAATTTTAATTATTTGGATAGAAAGTATCCCTTGTATTTTGAGCTTAATTTTAAAGATAAATATGTTAGTCTTGAGTTTTCTCCTAAGGCAAGAGCCAGTTTAAATTATGCTAGCTCAGTTATAGTTTATTTTTTAAGTGTTAATGATTTTAGGTTTTATAATAGATATTCTGATGTTTTGTTAAATATTAATTCCTATGGGAATTATGATAGAAATAATAATGAGTTAAGTGTTACAATCAATCAATTTAGATTGGATAAGATCTCTGAGAATTCTGCTTATAATTTTAATTTTAGCTTTGAGGGCTCATACAAAGATAAAGAAGTTAGTCTTTCAAATATTAGATTTATAAATAGACTTTCGAATTTACAAGGGCAGGGATATTTTAATTTAAAGGATAAGCTTAGTGGTGATTTAAACTTGTTTTCGAGTCTAAATTCAGAACGTTATTTTTTTGGTGTTAATTCCAATGAGGATGGACATTATTTTCTGGGAAGATTTCAGGGGTTAGATTTTGATAATTTTAAACTTTTATCAATTTTGAATGGGAAGGTTAATGGTAATTTTATACTCAATTTTAAAGATAATGATCTATTTAATTATTCTCTTAGTGCTTATCTTGAAACAGATGGACTTTC
The sequence above is drawn from the Candidatus Borreliella tachyglossi genome and encodes:
- a CDS encoding thymidine kinase, with amino-acid sequence MSFYLNFANGKTDSKLDNILSISHFDFKDNLNLMLIIGPMGSGKTEYAAKIYKDSLIIKNKSYEVLDSITKGLRNRANVFFIRNVLDKRRFKDYPEDVIPYRGGGSDRIDGVGFAGSSFDVEKLIDDNPEYGTFIIDETCFYDERLVFILDKISLDTNVLFIFPTLLYNFRKEIFNNTARLLIEYSDKICRLGAYCENVNCMDESFLTYRYYLYRGKEIAAPYFDPLLIVGGDETVESAIYPNYATRCARHHYLVGREYFFTVLKPFALLYSQGDKELLEREIVHLSNDVRCSSFEKSLLIESRGRYEIEVLENVMGLPFLAERALITLSSEYNILSKSDFKELVNKLVLSKDYIRKILVSKENKGGFLKTGINNSLGYY
- the tmk gene encoding dTMP kinase; this encodes MNKILKNFYCIEGIDGSGKTSIIQRLQELCNNQNQLKYYFTKEPSQGVIGELIRNQLINFKNPLRDVSLAHLYVADRYEHLYNTKSGIMKTLNLNKGKIKVITDRYLFSSIVYQGDLGYQLNKNLPLPEKLFFIKIDPNVAYNRIQTRIQPDLFELDLAKLKKINSRYIEVLKNFEHLIDIIYLENSNEEDLEISSMKIFNLIKF